Part of the Halobaculum halobium genome, CTCGTTGTACTCCATCCTGAAGACCCTCCGCGAGGCAGGACACGTCGAGAAAGCGAACGATCGCTACGCGCTGGCGTAGGGCCGACCCACGGGACACGAGCGGGGCGATCCGCCTCGGTGTGACACAACTCGCGACCGCGGCCCGCAGGCGTCAGCCGCCGAGGAAGTCCTTGCGAACCTGTTCGTCGTTCAACAGCGCGTCGCCGGAGTCGACGTACGCGTTCTCCCCGTTCACGAGGACGTAGCCGCGGTCACAGCGGCGCAGCGCCTGTTTGGCGTTCTGCTCGACCATGAGGACCGCCGTGCCGTCGTCGTTGATGCGGTCGATGCGGTCGAACATCTCCTGTACCAAGTCGGGGGCGAGTCCGGCGCTCGGTTCGTCCAGCAGCAGGAGGTCGGGATCGAGCATGAGCGCGCGACCCATCGCGAGCATCTGGCGCTGGCCGCCGGACATCGTCCCGGCGCGCTGGTCCGAGCGTTCCCGGAGGATCGGGAATCGGTCGTAGATGACTTCGATCTGGTCCTCCGGCACCTCGTCGAGGATGTACGCGCCCATCTCCAGGTTCTCCCGCACCGAGAGGCTCTCGAACACGTTGTCGTTCTGGGGAACGTAGCCGATCCCCTCGTGGATGATCTCGTCGGGCGAGCGACCCTGGATCTTCTCGCCGTCGAACTCGATGGTGCCGCCCATGTACGACGTCAGCCCGAAGACGGACTTCATGACGGTCGACTTCCCGGCGCCGTTGGGGCCGACGATGGTGACGTACTCGCCGTCGCCGACGTCCATGTCGACGTCCGTGAGGATCTGTAGGTCGCCGTAGCCGGCGTCCAGGTCGCGGACCTGAAGCAGGCTCTCCTCGGGCATCGTCGCGTCTGCGGCCCGCGTCGCGCCCGCAGTGGCGTCGGCGTCGTCGGAGACGATTTCGGCGGCGTCGTCACCCTCGTGGGTCGCCTCGCTCCCCGCAGGGCTCGAGGGCTCGCTTCGCTCGATCTCGCCCTCGCCCTCGCGGCTCATACGTCGCCTCCGAGGTACGCCTCGACGACGCGTTCGTCGCTCGTGATCTGTTCTGGGGTGCCCTCCGCGAGCACCGACCCCTGGTGCATGACGATGACGTGTTCGCAGTTGTTCATGATGACGTCCATGTCGTGTTCGACGAAGAGGAACGTGTTCCCCCTGTCGCGAAGCTCGTGAATCCGGTCGAGCAGCTTCTCCTCCAGCGTCGGATTGACGCCGGCCAGCGGCTCGTCGAGCAACACCATCTCGGGATCGGTCATCAGCGCGCGCGCCATCTCCAGCAGCTTGCGCTGACCACCCGAAAGCGTGCCCGCGTACTCCTGGGCGAGGTGGTCGATCTCGAAGAACTCCAGCTGCTGCCACGCTCGTTCGAGGAGTTCTTTCTCCTGTTCGACGACGCGGTCGCGCAGTCCCGGCACGACCGCGTTGGTGAGCCGCTCGCCGACCTGCCCGTTCGGCGCCAGCATCATGTTCTCCAGCACAGTCATCTCCGGGAGCTCCCGGGCGATCTGGAACGTCCGCACGAGCCCCTGCTGGGCGATAGCGTGGGGCGCCATGCCGGTGATGTCGGTCCCCTGGAACGTCACCCGTCCCGACGTGGGCGTGTGGACGCCCGTGATGCAGTTGAACGTCGTCGATTTGCCGGCGCCGTTCGGGCCGATCAGCCCGGTGAGTGACCCCTCGGCGACGGAGAAGCTCGCGTCGTCGACGGCGGTGATCCCGCCGAACGTCTTGCGGAGGTTCTCGACGACCAGCGGGTGCTCGTCGACGTCGCGTGCGCCCTGTGCGGTCGCCGACGTCGATTCGGCCGCGGTCGCGTCGGCGTCCGTTCCGCCGGCCGCGTCGCCGTCGGCGCTCATCGCGCACCTCCTCGGCGGCGTCGTCACGCCCGCCGTCAGCGACCGCCTCGCCCGCCGTCTTCCCCGCGTCACCCGGGCGGGTGAGCGGGATCGCTGCCGCCTCCTCCTTGCGGTGTCCGAGTAGCCCCTCGGGTCGCCGCTGCATCAGCATCACGAGGATGACGCCGACGAGGATGAACCGAAGCGCAGAGACGTTGTCGAGCAGGAACGCGAGGAACGGGAGCACCTCGCCCTCGAGGAACGGCGCGACCGCCGCCGGGAACGTGCTCGGCGTGTCACCGAAGCTGACGTAGTTGGTGACGACCCGCCGGACGTACACCGGCCCCTCCCAGATGGCGCCTGCAAACAGCGCGCCGCCGAGGACGCTGCCGGTGTTCGAGCCGGCGCCACCGATGATGAGCGCGACCCAGATGTAGAACGTGATGATCGGCCGGAAGGCGCCGGGATTGGTGAACCCCTGGCTCCCCTGCCAGAGGATGCCGCCCAGCCCCATCAGCCCGCAGCCGAACATGAACGCGACGATCTTGAAGCGATTCGTATCCTTCCCGAGCGACTTCGCGACCATCTCGTCTTCGCGGATCGCCTTGAGCACGCGACCGAACGGTGAGTTCCCCGTGCGCACGAGCAGGACGTAGAACAGCCCGACGAACCCGGCGAGCACCACGACGTACGCCCAGTTGTTGATAACCGACGGCTGGATCGCCAGATCGAGGGTGAACGCCGGAAGCGAGACGATCCCGAGCCACGACGATCCCGGCGGGATCAGCTCGATCCGGAGGTCGCCGAACAGCGGAAACAGGATAGACCCCAACAGCGCGGGCTCCGCGCCGGCGCCGAAGCCGTCATAAAAGAGGAGTCGGACCGGATTCCCCGGCATCGTGATGCCGGTCGCGCCGCCGGTGCCGGTCGTCACGCCGGCGATCGTGAACTCTTGGAGCGTCCGGGAGTTGAGCGTGAGCCGGATGATCTCCGAGAGCGCGACGGTGACGATCGCGAAGTAGTCCGCCCGCAACCGGAGCGCCGGGAGCGCGGCAAGCAGCCCGACGAACGCGGCGGCGAGCACGCCCCCGAGGATCCCGATCGGGAGCGGAAGCCCCAGTCCGGGAATCGACGTCGCACTGGCCTCCGCCGGCGACGAGAGGATCGCCATCACGTACACGCCGACGGCCATGAAGCCGGCGATGCCGATGTTGAACACCCCAGCGTACCCCCAGTGGAGGTTGAGCGCTAACACCATCATCGCGTACACGGCCGTGAAGAACAGCACCGATCCGAGCGCGCCCATGAGCCCGTTGAACGGGAGTCCCAACGCGACGGCGAACACGAAGAAGACGACGACGACGTGCCCGAGGATGATGAGCAGCTTGTCGGCGTCCGACTCCATCCAGCGGTCCTCAAGCCACGTGACGTAGGGCTCGGCCGGCGGCGCCGTGGCGGCGTACAACACCGCGACGGTGACCGAGAGATAGACGAACCAGACGAGACTCCCGCCGATCGGGAGCGTTCCTAGGTCGAAGCCGGCCACGAGCGCGAACAGAACGCCCCCGACCAGCAGGTGGCCAAGCGCGGTCGCCCACGCGGTGGCTCCGCCCTCGTTCCACTGCCCCCGGAACCACTCGCGGTACGGCGTCCAGCCCGGGATCGCCCGGCTGGAACCGCCGCCGCCCGCGTCGCCGGCCGCTCCGCCTGCGTCGGCGGGCTCCGTCGAGGAACTCACGCCGTCGTCACCCCCGAGAAGAGGCCCTCAGGCTTGAACAGCAGCACGAAGATCATGACGCCGAAGGCGGCGACCGTCGAGAACTCGCTGGGGAGCCACACCAGCGAGATGCTCTGTGCGATGCCGATCGTGACCCCACCGAACA contains:
- a CDS encoding ABC transporter ATP-binding protein; translated protein: MPEESLLQVRDLDAGYGDLQILTDVDMDVGDGEYVTIVGPNGAGKSTVMKSVFGLTSYMGGTIEFDGEKIQGRSPDEIIHEGIGYVPQNDNVFESLSVRENLEMGAYILDEVPEDQIEVIYDRFPILRERSDQRAGTMSGGQRQMLAMGRALMLDPDLLLLDEPSAGLAPDLVQEMFDRIDRINDDGTAVLMVEQNAKQALRRCDRGYVLVNGENAYVDSGDALLNDEQVRKDFLGG
- a CDS encoding ABC transporter ATP-binding protein, which produces MSADGDAAGGTDADATAAESTSATAQGARDVDEHPLVVENLRKTFGGITAVDDASFSVAEGSLTGLIGPNGAGKSTTFNCITGVHTPTSGRVTFQGTDITGMAPHAIAQQGLVRTFQIARELPEMTVLENMMLAPNGQVGERLTNAVVPGLRDRVVEQEKELLERAWQQLEFFEIDHLAQEYAGTLSGGQRKLLEMARALMTDPEMVLLDEPLAGVNPTLEEKLLDRIHELRDRGNTFLFVEHDMDVIMNNCEHVIVMHQGSVLAEGTPEQITSDERVVEAYLGGDV